The Oreochromis aureus strain Israel breed Guangdong linkage group 7, ZZ_aureus, whole genome shotgun sequence region CAGAACGTTTCCACCTGAAATAGCAGGTAAACACGGGTGTTTCTAATCATATTAAAGCAGAACCTTCATGTCATTACTAACAGCACTGCACCCATGTTGAGTCCtttgagaaaaaggaaaaaaaaaaaatctggaaaattAAAACCACAAACAGCAGGAACAGTGAGTACTACACTCACATCCACTCTGGTCTGGTGCTGTTTAGTCATCTGCTCCTGGATCTGCAGCCTGCGGAGCAGCTCCTTAAATCCTACCATGGGCACTGGGATCAACCTGGAGACACACAAAATGAAGCAGcagcttttattaaattttttaaacttgtagttaATGTGAACaactccaaaaaaacaaacaaacaaaaaaaaaaaacaaaccctaaaaaaaaactttagaaACTATGGATTATCGGAACTAGATCAAATCTGGGGAATTGGTGCCTCAGCTTTTCCTACTCAGGCTTTTACAAAAAGATTTCTCCTAATATGAactaatttattaaaaatgtgtgaaatgGGGTCATGGATGTTTATGCTAGTGTGCTTTTTCTATTCTTGTATTGCTGTTTATTAGCGTTTGCTGGTCCCTCAATGGTTTGCAATATAGAACAGTTATCTTATTGTCAGCCCAGACTTTATGCTTATACTTTAGTGCCCTCTATGGGTCATGTAGTAGACTAGATTTTGAATTATTTATCATAACAGATAAATAGTTCAGACTGTTTGTTATAGACTGATGAAGACTTGGAGTCGATTCATGTTTATCTGTCATTTTCCATATTGGTTCAActaagttaaataaaattatattatttagCTGGATGTCTTGCTTTTTATAAGCTAGTGTAACTTTGCGTTAATTATAATAAAAACTTATAATACCACAACCAACTTACTTCTCTGGATCAGGGTTGTCCACCTTGGCCTGTTCCCAAATGATAGGATCCACTCCTGCTCAGGAAGAAACATTATTGGCAACTATTCAAAACAACCAACTTAAAAGAATGACACTTTCTTCTATTACAGTGGTctctcgctataacgcggttcacctttcgcagcctcgctgtttcgcgGATTTTTTGTGTacaattttgcatgttttttttttcaacagcgCTTTAtattctgcgtcctgattggctgtagagcGTTGTCAATCAATATCGTGCCGTGTCTTCtatacagtacagaatgcgttcagcttgtcaaatttacataaatcttcgatcgctagcagtgtgactctgaagtgctgtactgtatgtttgtaagttttctccccaaccaaaacaacaatgtcgacgaaaccttttgcaccgtcaaaggcaaccgcgggtgcctttggttttattctataatactggatttatttttctacgaaggtttaaactttgagagtgtttaaacaagatagaaaagtgtgaaaatgttcatgcctgtctgagaaaagtgcaTAAAGTGTGTaatgaggggttttacagccttaaaacatctataataattgtgaaaaataaagctggctactTCACGGATTTCACGTATCGCAGGTCTTTTTGGAacgtaactcccgcgataaacgagggaccgctgTACACAAGAAAAGAACACACCAAATGCACATTTACCTGCAGGAGCATTTtgcagcagctgtttgagctgtGCTGGGGACAGCTCTGTGCGTGTCACTGACATGGCCACTCCAATCTGAGTGAGCTGGGCCTTTATATTAGTCTGCTCCAGATAGCTGAAGAGGGTACTCGCTGGGATTCGCTTGGAGGTGCCATTGGGAGAGCGCTCAACCAAATAAATGATCACCTCTGTTCTAAAAAGGACAGAAGATACAAGAAGAGTGTTTCTACGTGatctactactactacaacaaaaacaaaaaaagaaaaataatcacaTATTTATGACTTACTGGTCATTCGACAGGGCTTTGACACCCTCTACGTTGACAGTGAGGGTCTGGTTGTTTCCTAGGATCTTGTGGAGGGACTcgaccagctgctgctgctgagctctcacatcagcttcctttttattcagaATCAAGACTACTAAACCATCTTCATCCTTACTCATCGGGATGCAGCTGTACCCCACCGCCTAGGAACCACAAGATACACATGACTACAATGTAAaattcaaagcaaaacaaaccaaacacactGTACTGAGCTTTCTGTCTTTACCTTGAACCTGCAGAATGGGTTCTCCTGATTGAACTCCACAGGTGGGTTGTTGTTGCTGTAGTAGCCCTTCCCTGTGCCCCAGTATGCCTGCAGCTGGTTCCATTTGGCAAGTATGGAGTCACGCTCATCTCCTAACAAGGTGGGAGCTGACAGAGCGGTGACCTGCTGGTAAAGCTGGGTGGACTGATTCTGACCCGCCTGCTGACCGAACAAGCCTCCTGGCCACGGGAACGAGAGGTAAAACATGTCACAGCTCATTAATTACTTATTACTatgatattttcaggcgagaatgtaggtgtgtaaacttcaaatatctgctcgttttatcaagacatcccatattagcaacagttctcttatgtgttgctgatagccggctagctagctagcgccgctagcgacccttcgtgaaaaagcacccggGCTTGGCTTACAGTGAGGCGGCTGACACTCGTTTCATCACCCGATCGCTCGCCAAGagtctgtgttttagctggacttatttttcatttatatgggccgatgatgctggtcgatgtggaaaaaataactgagttgtttggtggtggctaacgcggagctacaaccgagggcagctatccaccggtgtgtgacagaaaggacatgcggGGAAAGAGACatacgaggcggcgaggcgaccgccgatcgaccggtggtggCTAACGCGGAgctcaatcgtggatcagggataCCGAAGGCAGGAgtgtgaggtgaactgaatttcaggtaagaagttacgaactgcactctatttgggtcagatataaaccgagtttaggtgtagtttattttcgttgtgctgaccttttacaatcgtactgcgtgctagctagcacgacgggagtttctatacagctgtgtgcgcgctaagttactaacgtcgaactttattttattcataagggttagttcgtagagttgccgtacaaacggaatcgtcccacattcagagaaaatattacgatttattctgtcgttacgaagcctcccctgtcattctctgcctgttgaaacttcaatcatgaaactgatcaatgatcggcttttcgctcttgtttgtttatcgcgctaaacaacagcagcacgtttaagcttgatcagctgttgttagaattcatttgattttaatttctagtatcagctgatgtttgctggagccacagctgaaaaagggactggtccaaaccaggagaggtccttactgaatcatcagagctgaactggtgatggagaaacaggtttacaatttaggtgacatgaatgagttgaagggaagttatgaactgtttctgagagacaaacaccaagctcctattttgtgtagctgacagctggtaactgtgcaggggcggatctagcaaagcttttgccaggggggcaggtagggcattaacagagaaaggtgaacacaaagatatacttttctttcttactctcatataaaatatttagcttttattaaatagttatctgaatcttacaaccaaagtttgtataataatacacaagattggctgtagaccactgttcatcattcagaacactgtgtaaaaataacaaaaaacaaaaagtgaatgtgaaagtgcataaatatttattttacatgtttgatgtgtgtggcggggcgtggtctgcagtgccgctgcaggggaggtggacccacctgagcggcatctgcaatcacgcctctcgggcgtagtctgtgctctctcggctgttttttgggtgtgtgtcgggctgtgagttgaaaagctacagctggctgtgtgggtacaccaaccatgtgtgaaaagtggtccataacgtaatgcttcaaagcgtgttcatgcaaacttTGTCGgctctgccgtggtacaatgggacttctgctcatgaacctgtgtgcacagcgtctgcaaatcggcgctgtacgaagtaacttcatctttacacaaaactgtaagctgtcatctgtgaagcgtgagcggtgtttgtttttaccatagttcatggtggagaaagggcaaaactcagaagagcacccaaagcagccgtatgaatggcaaactacactgattagcagcggcatgggcacacttaaaatttcttccgaaattttcgctttctagtatTAAATCATAAAATACATTCTCTGCGCCAAAAGTGATGAGTTAAGGTGCCCATGGAGGCAAGGGTGCCACCAGGCATttggccccggggcagacccaagtcaggctggagagattatatctcttggctggcctggaaACGCCTTGGTGTTCATATTCATATTAATATTCTTATTCTTCTATGACAAAAAGTACAAgtgttcatttaaataaataaacagagcagtaagagatgttttttttattgttttctttattttgattagCCGCcaattacatgtttttatttgtaattcttGTAGTGCTCCCTACTATGTGAACCCCTCACCTGAAGTTTGATGTTTATTAGTTTAGTTTAGATTCTAAACTATCAACGCCAACATTCAAATGATCCCCTTTAATAGCAAGCACTGGGCGAcggtggaaaggaaaaactcccttataAAAAGGGAGAAACctttgacagaaccaggctaagaaaggggcagccatctgtcatgactggttgggggtgagaggcagaggaaaagaaaaatgagagcacaTGTTAGCTATATGTTGTTCACATTGCCTAAAATGAACAACGTATGGTTTTCTGGACTGTGAAAGAAATGTCTCAAGTCAGTTTTCAGTGATGTGACTTAAGACTTTTCTTGATGGCCGTGCGGATGCTTGTCAGAAACACTTCATTTGCTTTCGTGTAAAAATGAACTCCAAAGCAGTTGGAGTTGTTGAAAAGCTTGAAGGGCGGATTCTCAATAACCACTCCATCAAAGCGGTCGACAGCCTTTCTAATGCTGGCATTCACAATCTTCCTGTCCTCATTGATTTCGTCTGGATTTTCATGTCTCCACACTTGACGCTCGCCGATGCATGAATATGCAATTGTCATTGAGGGGAACTCTGTGTGCAGTTGCATCAATTCCTTCTCAATGACAGAAGAAAGTTCATCAGCAGAAAAAAGTCCCAAATCATTGCCCCCAGCATGGATTACCAGTATGTCAGGTGGGCTCTGTGTGGATAGCTCCTCATAAAAACGAGGAAGGACTCCCGACCAGCGCATTCCTCCTTCGCCAAACCACTGGACTTTGGCATCAAGTCCAAAATTTTCTCCgaaaatctttgttgtttcaCCCTCGGCTCGTCTGATGTCGATGGACCCAATGAGCCACacgtttttctctctctggtctTCTGGCCTCTCTTCcttttttggtgtgttttcagaGGTTCTGGTACCACTCAAGGCCGTATCGTTTGTTTTCTGACCTGGGAGATCGATAGTTCTGGACTTTTTTGGATGCTCTGTGTCACTATGGCTTCTTTTggacttttgttttctttttggtgCGATTTCAGAGGTTAAAGTATCGCTCGAGGTCGTAACGTCCATTTCCCCAACTTGGTGCTGGATAGACCTTGGCGTCCAACTTTTTTGGATGCTCGgagtcactgctgtttcttttttctcagtgtctattctcttcctcttcctctttctctctggaGAGTAGCTCTCAGAGTTGTTTTTGCTGCCTTTTGAGGTCTGACTGGATTGTCTTTTCAACACAGTTTTTTCTTCACAGATTCGTCTGTTTTTCTTTGGTGGAAAGCAGCTGTCGGCACTTGTGCAATTCTGTGCAACATAATCCGGGCCTGCCTTCCTCTTGAGTGGAAGCTGGAAATGAGTTTCTTCCGAATTTGGCTCTGGATTTTGGTGGTCCATTGTAGTAAAGCCAGCGTGTTTACTCTGAGACATGTTGGAGTGTTGCTGAAGTGACTGTGTTAAAGATTcaactgttttaaaatgtttctcagGCGTACCTTTGAATGCTGCAATCTTGAGTGTTGCaagaaaactgcatgaaagtATGGGATTCTTACCCCTATTTAAGGATTCACAGCTCAAAGGCATATGAAATGCCTTGATCATCATGATGATGTCATAACATAACgtaacattctttttttttctcttttcttttttttaatcaagtgtGCCTATGTAacggcacacttattactattcgacAGATTTATGCTGCTTATTATTCTCCTTTTTCTGCCTAAAATTTCGCCACGTAACTCACCCCACAGTTTTGATACAAGCTTCACATATGTTATATCATTTTGTGcagctggatctggaatggtgtgctatgacttttggtggcGCCAACCCAGGCCACTTTGAAGGCCTACCGCTCGGCCATACTTTGTCGTAGAAAcgtcatttaaactttaaacggGTCACAagattttggacttttattGACCAAATCCTCGTTGCGATATCTTTTACGGTTGTTTCACAAGAGCAGTTTAAGTTTTAGGAAAATTGGGATTTTCACGGAATGTTCGCCCAACTGTCAACTGCCAAAAAACCAGAGTGTGGAGAATAATTGAAAAAATTTGTCTTTCTCGTCCTGTCCCACCCAAACCGTTTGCCCTACATCAataatttatacatcaaaatgtagctATCGTTGtcttctttcatccaatgtgtttctTATCAAGATCAGATTTACGTTTTTCTCACAAATGCCATCAAAGCgcagcctcctccctctctgtccCCCATAGACGACCATTCTAAAACTGCTCTCAATTTTCAGCTCAAACTTAACATTGAAgggtgtctttacactgtcaccacgtcagTATGATACACTCTACAGGCATGAAAATTTAATATGTTGTAGTGTGGAAGTTCCTgccactcacggtgaaagaattattgCGATCGGACCTACAGTTTTCTCTTGGCAATCATTTGTTTCAGAGCTTAATTCCTGTTTGCCCATCTCTGTGTCTGACCCCAactgcagagtgtgtgtgtctcatcCCCTCCTGCCACTCACAGGAGTTGAGCTGATGACTCTCTGCTTAAAACTCAAGTTTTTTGCTCCAAACACATACATCCTGATGTCTTTGGACAACTGATCTGGGCAGTAGCATAGACACAGTtaaaatttcttcagaaattttcgctttctagttttatCTTATTCTTCAAATgtattcaaaaaacattttactaGAAACAAAAGATGCAAGAAATTCATGTGGAATTTAGTGGAATGTCTCCAATTTCATGATACCCAAAGTTGCATAATTATAACAACAATGTATTGGCACCAGTTTTGAACTTTGTAAAAAATTTGTTTCTAACAGAATATCAGTCTGAATAGCTGTGGCTGGCTTCTAACTCTGTTCAACAGATATacatttcatttgtatttttcctCTATTTGCAGGGAAATTGAGGTTCTTACcttgctgctgctgagtctgcTGGATATTAAAGCCTCCAAAGCCACCCAGGCTAGTTGCTCCTAGTCCAGTTCCAGTTCCAAATCCCGACGTTCCTGCAGCAGTCCCTGTGCTAAGCCCAGTCGGGAACCCAAACCCTTTGTTCTGCGTGTTACCAAACAGGCttcctaaaacaaaacaatgtgcAAACACAGGGAGGAAGTATGATTGAGGAAGTACAAGTGCTCATGAAAAACCAGTTAAGGAAACAATGCCAAATATTTGGGAAATATGGTTCCAGCTTTGCCAGAGAGACACCGCAGAAATTTAAAGGACTTTTGGCAGTTTTAGCATTTGTTATTTTACAACGGAAGCCTTAAAAGTGATATAAGAGTTCCAGAAAATTTGTGGTAACaattagggctgtgcgatatgaccaaaatctcatatcccgatattcagacatctatcgtccgataacgatataaatcacaaaaatgtaacattttctgtaaattctgtgaatctcgggcagctcgacttgcgggaagtgtttccagctgcgcgtcatgtacctggagtcgagtgttttaacagatgcatgaaacgatacatttttagacataagttgtaacggccgccgttttctttgtgagtatttattacacggcgtgctgcggggaaaagcctgttcttaCGTTTGAGTccaaggtttattttttagcgcctgacggctcttttctgcttctcatccataaatactctgcatctttcacgtgattcagtttattttgaaaagtctcaacaggatcttgagctttattgtgaaaggtttatgtggaaaataaacaagaggACATGCGGTGgtgttaccgtcgttgttgctaatgacaatgcataaaaacaagcgcttgtccgtctgtagcgttgttatattaaatataagagaaagagagaactttaagaaattaatatagccactacagtgaccatcaaaataatgaaaaaacattgccgtaaacagtttattttgcgacaccacgaaacaaacgatagcgtaaaatgcaacgatagatgtttttatatcgtcatccaatatatatatagttatatcgaacagccctagtaacaatctaaaaaaaataaataaataaaattgtgaacATTTCATTGATGTTTGCAACTCGACAGGAAGCAGCATTTTTAGGTGTGAGTAAATGAAGGAAATTTTCTATCCTTTTCCAGTAAGCTACTGCCACTCATGACACACTTCCTAATTTGAAGTTTGAATCCACTGAAACAAGCATTACGTAGAGCGGCACAGCACAAATCAAACGTAAGCACAGCCTAGGTGATGTTTACCACCTAAGCTCAGATGGCTGGCCCGGCCGAAGTCTGCTTTTGCCTGAGATTTCGTACtgttaaaagagtttttccttctcactgacAAGTGCTTGCTCTTAGGGGTcgtctgattattggggttttATCTCTATTATGGTAGGGTCTTTAtttgcactatataaataaaactgaaatgaatttaACTGTAATAAGGCAGAGTGGGGGTTCAAACCAGCTCTATAACTAACCCGTTGCAGGGGGAGCAAAGCTAAATGTTGCCCCTGGTGCAGCAgcagttgtcgttgttgttCCGAAGCCACCGAATGTGcctaagaagaagaagagaaaagaaatgtgcTCAACGAGGCgacaaaaacccccaaaagcaaaccaacaaacaaaacaggtgAGAGAATGACAGAATGAATTCACAACTGCTACCATTAATAAGAGAATGAGAATTTCACTACAATATAGCGATTTACCTCTACACAAAGGTGAAAGTGTACTGACTCTTCACAGCAATCAAATGAAATGAGTaaaaaaattcaacattttgtcTCTTCATGCAATCACAGCGATGTattgtgttcatgaaatgaATCACCAGGTGAAGATAAAACGATCCTTGATCCACACAGATATCAAACAATGGATGGAAATGTAAGTTTACAGACAGAGTGTACTGATTCACAAAGGTCATCTACCTGTGCTAGCCAGGCTATTACCAAAATTGAAAATTGTGCCAGTGGTGGTTGCTGTACCAAAGCACCCCACATTAAAGCTGACTGCTGCCGGGTTTGCATTTAAACCGAACCCCCCAAAACTAAACCCACCAGCCGTGGTGTTTCCAGCTCCCAGCCCCCCAAATCCTGCAGCCAAAGCAGGCAGGCAGCGAGAAAGAGAGAATGACATGGAATTAAATGACACAATGCCAGATTCAGCACGGACTCATTTATTGTAAAAACAGTCTTCAAGTGTCTTAAAAGAAAAGCTACGCGTCTGAACAATGAGCATCTTACCAGTGTTGGTGGAGCCAAAGCTAAAGCCTGTGGCTGGTGcagcagtggtggtggtggctgcCCCAAAACCAGGGGCTGTTAGAGCTAATGAAGGCAAAGCACACAGAAATAATACATTATATATGCATGGCTTTATTTTGCATTAGTTAGTAAAACGAAACATTAACAGCCAGCAGAAGAGGGTCTTTAACTTCTATGTAGCAACCGCTGaaggaaattttttttaaaaagggaccGTTTACTAAAGTGCCCACAATTCCAGTTCCCAGATGTGAGTGAATCCCCAGACTCCCATGATAAAATGCTCAACTTCAGCTATGAAAACCACATTAACAGCCTAGTAGTTTTGGACTGTATGTAACTGTCTGTGTTGAATACTAGTAAGGCCCTATTTAGACACCAGTCACACAGGCTTTGAGGCTAGCTGGCAACTACGTGGCAACCACTGGttgcaaggggaaaaaaaagacattcccTGATTGGCGATTGGTTGCTGAAGACTGCTGGCTGTCACTGAGTGAAATCGGTTGCAACGAAAATGCTGCATCAAAAGCATCTTATGGAAGATgatgacttgtctgcaaacacctAACTACTTGTCGAGTAGTAGTGAAACTTGGAAAAAGTGCGACAAACCAGAAACGCAGTTCTGTTGCCCTCAAATGACATATGCCTCAGCATTTCAACCAATACGTTTCAAAACATAcaacttttactctgaaggtGAACACTCCCAGTTTACAGTTTGTGTCACACTTTTCGCAGTTTTACTAGTGCATGGAGAGCAGTTGGTgtatcttccatgcaaactatatGCGACCACTTATCTGTTAGCAATCACAAGGAGGCTTTTCAATGCAGCACTGCATTCTTCTTTGAGACCAATTTCACAGCAACAACAGCCAACAACCACTTGCTAAACAGTGAGAAAATGCACATTTGGTTGCTAATCCAAATAACCAGACCTCTTGGAGAAGCTCCAGGAATGCTTGCTTTACCACCAATGCCTTTCAGGTGGTGGTCTTCATCAAGCTCATCATGAACTGGACCCCCTGACAATGTTTATAGCGTTGGTGCCCTTTtgagcattttaaaatgaattttttgACAAATAATATGGCTTGCTGTGTGATACCATCCATCCAAGCAGTTTGGGTTTATAAGTGACATTTGAGTATTTAATTAGTTTGTTATTTAGGACTGATTAGCAGCTGCCTGTATCTGTGAGGTGCACCAT contains the following coding sequences:
- the nup54 gene encoding nucleoporin p54 isoform X2, translated to MAFNFGGATSNPAASTSGFSFGSFGAKTTPSTTFGFGTPATTTTASSGFGSTFGGFGTTTTTAAAPGATFSFAPPATGSLFGNTQNKGFGFPTGLSTGTAAGTSGFGTGTGLGATSLGGFGGFNIQQTQQQQGGLFGQQAGQNQSTQLYQQVTALSAPTLLGDERDSILAKWNQLQAYWGTGKGYYSNNNPPVEFNQENPFCRFKAVGYSCIPMSKDEDGLVVLILNKKEADVRAQQQQLVESLHKILGNNQTLTVNVEGVKALSNDQTEVIIYLVERSPNGTSKRIPASTLFSYLEQTNIKAQLTQIGVAMSVTRTELSPAQLKQLLQNAPAGVDPIIWEQAKVDNPDPEKLIPVPMVGFKELLRRLQIQEQMTKQHQTRVDIISNDISELQKNQATTVAKIAQYKRKLMDLSHRVLQVLIKQEIQRKSGYAIQVDEEHLRVQLDTIQSELNAPTQFKGRLNELMSQIRMQNHFGAVRSEERYSVDADLLREIRQHLKQQQEGLSHLISVIKDDLEDIKLIEHGLSDSGHMRGGILS
- the nup54 gene encoding nucleoporin p54 isoform X1, giving the protein MAFNFGGATSNPAASTSGFSFGSFGAKTTPSTTFGFGTPATTTTASSGFGTLTAPGFGAATTTTAAPATGFSFGSTNTGTFGGFGTTTTTAAAPGATFSFAPPATGSLFGNTQNKGFGFPTGLSTGTAAGTSGFGTGTGLGATSLGGFGGFNIQQTQQQQGGLFGQQAGQNQSTQLYQQVTALSAPTLLGDERDSILAKWNQLQAYWGTGKGYYSNNNPPVEFNQENPFCRFKAVGYSCIPMSKDEDGLVVLILNKKEADVRAQQQQLVESLHKILGNNQTLTVNVEGVKALSNDQTEVIIYLVERSPNGTSKRIPASTLFSYLEQTNIKAQLTQIGVAMSVTRTELSPAQLKQLLQNAPAGVDPIIWEQAKVDNPDPEKLIPVPMVGFKELLRRLQIQEQMTKQHQTRVDIISNDISELQKNQATTVAKIAQYKRKLMDLSHRVLQVLIKQEIQRKSGYAIQVDEEHLRVQLDTIQSELNAPTQFKGRLNELMSQIRMQNHFGAVRSEERYSVDADLLREIRQHLKQQQEGLSHLISVIKDDLEDIKLIEHGLSDSGHMRGGILS